In Arthrobacter sp. SLBN-112, a genomic segment contains:
- a CDS encoding amidase, which translates to MAEQQPVPAALGFSVVEVGISRLRAALESGEVTSEELVGLYLERIRKYDSSGICLNALVVMNPDAVAEAQASDRRRAAGFTLGPLDGIPYTAKDSYQVRGLTVAAGSPAFKDLVAQRDAFTIERLRAGGAVLIGLTNMPPMANGGMQRGVYGRAESPYSADYLTAAFASGSSNGSGTATAASFAAFGLAEETWSSGRAPASNNALCAYTPSRGVISVRGNWPLVPTMDVVVPHARTMADLLEVLDVVVADDTEARGDFWRVQPWVPVPKASTVRPPSYVDLSVPDAAAAAGVLAGKRLGIPRMYINADPEAGTATKPGIGGPTGQRIDTRSSVLDLWNAARRDLEAAGAEVIEVDFPVVSNYEGDRPGAPTIATRGLVSPEYLRREIVDLSAWAWNDFLDANGDPQLNRLADVDGSAIFPAPEGSLPDRYDGFDDDISDYPAWIREHGVPVLADIPHLPEGLAGLEETRHVDLEEWMDRLGLDAVVFPAAADVAPADADNNKASADIAWRNGVWVANGNLVPRHLGIPTVTVPMGTAADIAMPVGLTIAGKAYSDTDLLRLAAAFEATGSRRVPPPRTTQAGEAAAS; encoded by the coding sequence ATGGCGGAACAGCAACCGGTGCCCGCGGCACTCGGCTTCAGCGTCGTGGAGGTCGGCATCAGCCGGCTCCGCGCCGCGCTCGAATCCGGCGAGGTCACCAGCGAGGAACTCGTGGGGCTCTACCTGGAGCGGATCCGGAAATATGACTCATCAGGCATATGCCTAAACGCCCTGGTGGTCATGAACCCGGACGCGGTGGCTGAGGCGCAGGCGTCCGACCGGCGCCGGGCGGCCGGCTTCACCCTGGGCCCACTGGACGGCATCCCGTACACGGCAAAGGACAGCTACCAGGTCCGCGGCCTCACCGTGGCCGCCGGCTCCCCGGCATTCAAGGACCTGGTGGCGCAGCGGGATGCGTTCACCATTGAACGGCTCCGGGCCGGCGGGGCGGTCCTGATCGGCCTCACCAATATGCCTCCCATGGCCAACGGCGGGATGCAGCGCGGGGTTTACGGCCGGGCAGAGAGTCCGTACAGCGCGGACTACCTCACCGCCGCGTTCGCGTCCGGCTCATCCAACGGCTCCGGAACCGCCACGGCCGCCAGTTTCGCGGCCTTCGGCCTCGCAGAGGAAACCTGGTCCTCGGGGCGTGCCCCGGCGTCGAACAACGCCCTCTGCGCCTACACGCCCTCCCGCGGCGTGATCTCAGTCCGCGGCAACTGGCCCCTGGTACCCACCATGGACGTGGTGGTTCCGCACGCGCGGACCATGGCCGACCTTCTGGAAGTCCTGGACGTCGTAGTGGCGGACGACACGGAGGCGCGCGGGGACTTCTGGCGCGTCCAGCCGTGGGTTCCGGTACCCAAGGCTTCAACCGTTCGGCCGCCGTCGTACGTTGACCTGTCCGTGCCGGACGCTGCCGCGGCCGCGGGCGTGCTCGCCGGCAAGCGCTTGGGCATCCCCCGGATGTACATCAACGCCGATCCCGAAGCCGGGACAGCGACCAAACCGGGCATCGGTGGTCCCACCGGGCAACGCATCGATACACGCTCATCGGTGCTGGACCTCTGGAACGCGGCCCGGCGCGACCTGGAAGCCGCAGGTGCCGAGGTCATCGAGGTGGACTTCCCCGTGGTGTCCAACTACGAAGGAGACCGGCCCGGGGCACCCACCATCGCCACGCGGGGACTGGTGTCCCCGGAGTATCTGAGGCGGGAGATCGTGGACCTCTCTGCCTGGGCATGGAATGACTTCCTGGATGCCAACGGCGATCCGCAGCTGAACCGCCTTGCCGACGTGGACGGCTCCGCCATCTTCCCCGCCCCCGAAGGTTCGCTGCCGGACCGCTACGACGGGTTCGATGACGACATCAGCGACTATCCCGCCTGGATCCGGGAGCACGGTGTTCCGGTCCTGGCCGACATTCCGCATCTGCCCGAAGGCCTGGCAGGGCTCGAGGAAACCCGTCACGTTGACCTGGAGGAATGGATGGACCGGCTGGGCCTGGATGCCGTGGTGTTCCCGGCAGCTGCCGACGTTGCACCGGCCGACGCCGACAACAATAAGGCTTCCGCAGACATCGCCTGGCGCAACGGCGTGTGGGTGGCCAACGGAAACCTGGTCCCCCGGCACCTGGGGATCCCCACGGTCACCGTCCCGATGGGAACCGCGGCGGACATTGCCATGCCCGTGGGCCTGACCATCGCCGGCAAGGCCTACAGCGACACGGACCTGCTCCGGTTGGCCGCGGCCTTCGAAGCCACCGGCAGCCGCCGCGTTCCGCCGCCCCGCACCACGCAGGCTGGAGAAGCAGCAGCCTCCTGA